A genome region from Maridesulfovibrio salexigens DSM 2638 includes the following:
- a CDS encoding EAL and HDOD domain-containing protein codes for MSRKKPLYDKTFFARQPILMPDQSLWGYELLFRNSSEATSAEISDSYKATLRVAADICAAPGENLPDNVKLVVNFSHKAIMDKVPYSLPAAKTVVQIPETTPPTPNLIKAIKELSEDGFYIAIDDFEGRPQGEFLIAYADAIIVDFLSADKEKLERICKLCKEYETKLIAKRVENTDQFNMAQELGFNFFQGFYFKRPENVKGRKLRSGEIVKLKLLKLIEDSSPDFEAMAEALQNDVSISFRLLTLLNSPTFGFSQKITSIKQALVLAGWKMVKNWLRVILLTDLTPKEKSRELPQLATQRAKFLQLLAQNSDKGLPTDSMFLLGLFSLLGAMFDLPMKELTSYLPLEDEINQALCGEENSYSRYLDLTTFFESGDWDNLDFLLGELELDPVMVAKSYYESTRWANSFFQIPGAS; via the coding sequence ATGTCCCGTAAAAAACCGCTTTACGACAAAACTTTTTTTGCCCGGCAACCCATCCTGATGCCGGACCAGTCCCTATGGGGATATGAGCTGCTTTTCCGCAACAGCAGCGAAGCTACTAGTGCCGAGATTTCCGACAGCTACAAAGCGACACTGCGTGTTGCTGCGGATATCTGTGCAGCCCCCGGTGAAAATCTGCCGGATAATGTGAAGCTGGTAGTAAATTTTTCGCACAAAGCCATTATGGACAAAGTGCCCTACTCGTTGCCTGCAGCAAAAACTGTTGTTCAGATTCCTGAAACCACTCCCCCCACCCCCAACCTGATCAAGGCCATAAAAGAACTTTCTGAAGACGGTTTTTACATAGCCATTGATGACTTTGAAGGGCGGCCGCAGGGAGAATTCCTTATTGCCTATGCCGATGCAATCATCGTTGATTTCCTCTCTGCTGATAAAGAAAAACTGGAACGCATCTGCAAGCTCTGCAAAGAATATGAAACTAAGCTCATAGCCAAGCGGGTAGAAAACACCGATCAATTCAACATGGCCCAGGAACTGGGTTTTAACTTTTTTCAGGGATTCTATTTCAAGCGGCCGGAAAATGTTAAAGGGCGTAAACTTCGTTCCGGTGAAATTGTAAAACTCAAGCTGCTCAAGCTAATAGAAGATTCATCACCTGATTTTGAAGCTATGGCTGAAGCGTTGCAAAACGATGTATCCATCAGCTTCAGACTGCTGACACTGCTGAACTCTCCGACTTTCGGTTTTTCCCAAAAGATCACTTCCATCAAGCAGGCCCTTGTTCTGGCCGGATGGAAAATGGTCAAGAACTGGCTGCGGGTCATTCTGCTCACAGATCTGACTCCCAAGGAAAAAAGCCGCGAGCTGCCCCAGCTGGCCACTCAAAGAGCAAAATTTCTGCAATTGCTGGCTCAGAATTCCGACAAGGGATTGCCGACTGATTCCATGTTCCTGCTTGGACTTTTCTCCCTGCTGGGTGCTATGTTTGATCTGCCCATGAAGGAACTGACCAGCTACCTGCCCCTTGAAGATGAAATCAATCAGGCCCTGTGCGGTGAAGAGAATTCATATAGCAGATATCTGGACCTGACCACTTTCTTTGAATCCGGGGACTGGGATAATCTTGATTTTCTTCTGGGAGAACTGGAACTCGATCCGGTTATGGTTGCAAAAAGCTATTACGAGTCCACCCGCTGGGCAAACAGCTTTTTCCAGATTCCCGGTGCTTCCTGA
- a CDS encoding oligopeptide:H+ symporter, translating to MSQSSSGAFSHPKPFYLLFSVEMWERFGYYGMQALLVLFMVKKLGFSDNLADQTFSAFAALVYAFICAGGYIGDKILGNRRTMFLGAIVLASGYGLLGYDCEKFLYPALGIIIAGNGLFKANPSALVSKLYEKGDSRVDGAFTLYYMAINIGSFAAMSLCPIIQKHYGWNAGFFVCFIGMLIAIGNYIAFRSILDPVGSEADFEPLDMKKLLLTLIGTAAIAGISAVLLTHLTLAHELLYAALVVVAVLYVREIMRAEHHEKANLVICLILMAEAIVFFALYQQMPTSLNLFAARNVDPYIFGIPVEPASFQALNPFWVMIISPVLAVAYARLDKAGKDLSLPGKFALGMLMCCAAFLTLAYVAKFQADAKGFVSGNWLVLSYGFQSLGELLVSGLGLAMVARLTPERSMGFMMGAWFMFQSVAMVLGGEIATMASVPEHGVTALQSLDIYDDLFLKIGMATGAIGLVMTGFVPVLKKYIRD from the coding sequence ATGTCGCAGAGTTCAAGCGGTGCTTTCAGCCATCCCAAGCCATTTTATCTGCTCTTCTCAGTGGAGATGTGGGAACGGTTCGGTTACTACGGAATGCAGGCCCTTCTGGTTTTGTTCATGGTCAAGAAACTGGGGTTCTCTGACAATCTGGCAGACCAGACCTTCAGTGCTTTTGCGGCTCTTGTTTATGCTTTTATCTGTGCTGGCGGTTATATCGGTGACAAAATTTTAGGTAACCGCAGGACCATGTTTCTGGGAGCTATTGTTCTTGCTTCCGGGTATGGGCTGCTGGGGTATGACTGCGAAAAATTTCTTTATCCGGCACTGGGCATAATCATTGCCGGGAACGGGCTGTTCAAGGCGAACCCCTCGGCTCTGGTTTCCAAGCTTTATGAAAAGGGCGATTCTCGTGTCGACGGTGCTTTCACCCTTTACTACATGGCGATCAATATCGGTTCATTCGCAGCGATGTCGCTTTGTCCGATTATCCAGAAACATTACGGTTGGAACGCAGGTTTCTTTGTCTGTTTTATCGGTATGCTCATAGCTATCGGGAACTATATTGCTTTTCGTTCCATTCTTGATCCGGTGGGCTCAGAAGCTGATTTTGAACCGCTGGATATGAAGAAACTGTTGCTTACCTTGATTGGAACCGCTGCAATTGCCGGAATTTCAGCTGTACTCCTGACTCACCTGACTCTTGCTCATGAGCTGCTTTACGCCGCCCTTGTGGTAGTTGCAGTACTTTATGTGCGCGAGATTATGCGTGCTGAACATCATGAAAAAGCCAATCTGGTCATCTGTTTGATTCTTATGGCTGAGGCTATCGTGTTCTTTGCCCTTTATCAGCAGATGCCGACTTCGCTTAACCTTTTCGCGGCTCGCAATGTGGATCCGTACATCTTTGGCATTCCGGTTGAACCTGCGTCTTTTCAGGCTCTGAATCCGTTCTGGGTTATGATCATCAGTCCGGTATTGGCGGTTGCTTATGCCCGTTTGGATAAAGCTGGAAAGGATTTGTCCCTGCCCGGAAAATTCGCGCTCGGCATGCTCATGTGTTGTGCGGCGTTCCTGACTTTGGCTTATGTTGCCAAGTTTCAGGCGGATGCAAAGGGTTTTGTGTCCGGTAACTGGCTGGTTCTCAGTTACGGATTTCAGAGTCTTGGCGAACTGCTGGTCAGCGGTCTCGGTCTGGCAATGGTTGCCCGTTTGACCCCGGAACGGTCCATGGGATTTATGATGGGAGCATGGTTCATGTTTCAGTCCGTGGCGATGGTTCTCGGCGGGGAGATTGCGACAATGGCCAGTGTCCCGGAACATGGAGTTACTGCGTTGCAGTCTCTTGATATCTATGATGATCTGTTTCTGAAGATTGGAATGGCTACCGGTGCGATAGGTTTGGTTATGACCGGATTTGTTCCGGTGTTGAAAAAGTATATTCGAGATTAG
- the recA gene encoding recombinase RecA, with protein MSKKNANPEDLRKAALSTALTTIERKFGKGSIMRLDSEASHNIPVIPTGSISLDMALGIGGIPKGRITEVYGPESSGKTTLALHVIAECQRAGGTAAFVDAEHALDVKYAKRLGVNTDELLISQPDYGEQALEITDLLVRSGAVDIVIIDSVAALIPQAELEGNMGETQVGGQARLMSHALRKLTGTIHKSKAVVLFINQIRMKIGMTGYGSPETTSGGNALKFYSSVRLDIRKIQTLKDKEEVFGSRTRIKIIKNKVAPPFREALVDILYGTGMSREGELLDLGVEHGIVDKSGAWYAFGSERLGQGKENVRQFLAETPELRQQIEDKLLIHLGMKEDPDMNVDEKVDEQGPTE; from the coding sequence ATGAGCAAGAAAAACGCAAATCCCGAAGACCTCCGCAAGGCGGCCCTGAGTACAGCCCTGACCACCATCGAACGCAAGTTCGGTAAGGGTTCCATCATGCGCCTTGATTCTGAAGCCTCACACAATATTCCGGTAATCCCCACCGGTTCCATCAGCCTTGATATGGCTCTGGGCATCGGCGGTATCCCCAAGGGCAGGATCACCGAAGTATACGGCCCGGAATCTTCCGGTAAAACAACTCTGGCCCTGCATGTTATTGCTGAATGCCAGAGAGCGGGCGGAACCGCAGCATTTGTTGATGCGGAGCATGCCCTTGACGTGAAATACGCCAAAAGACTGGGCGTTAACACTGACGAACTGCTCATTTCCCAGCCGGACTACGGTGAGCAGGCCCTTGAAATCACCGACCTGCTGGTCCGCTCCGGAGCAGTTGATATCGTTATTATCGACTCCGTTGCAGCACTTATCCCGCAGGCTGAACTGGAAGGCAACATGGGTGAAACTCAGGTCGGCGGACAGGCACGACTCATGTCACATGCCCTGAGAAAACTGACCGGTACCATCCATAAATCCAAAGCCGTAGTTCTGTTCATCAACCAGATCCGTATGAAGATCGGCATGACCGGATACGGCAGCCCGGAGACAACCTCCGGTGGTAACGCTCTTAAGTTCTACTCCTCCGTGCGTCTGGACATCCGCAAAATCCAGACCCTGAAAGACAAGGAAGAGGTCTTCGGTTCACGCACCCGAATCAAGATCATTAAGAACAAAGTCGCGCCGCCGTTCCGTGAAGCTCTGGTTGATATCCTTTATGGAACAGGGATGTCCCGCGAAGGCGAATTGCTCGACCTCGGCGTTGAGCACGGCATCGTTGATAAATCCGGTGCATGGTACGCTTTCGGCTCCGAACGCCTGGGACAGGGCAAAGAAAATGTACGCCAGTTCCTCGCGGAAACCCCGGAACTGCGCCAGCAGATTGAAGATAAACTTCTCATCCACCTCGGTATGAAAGAGGACCCTGACATGAATGTAGATGAGAAGGTTGACGAACAAGGTCCGACAGAGTAA
- a CDS encoding DUF6765 family protein → MQKDMHYYGTYVMARAAGIGQRKAQVIASAAQFVDDNAASKGIEFKDGGALQSRATAHHWYHLSNIDTDDQRYVWVPFHFLPGNEGEKFSERLVCRKNSGIAQAMVANHLDHADKIDFSDELIGIAAHVYADTFSHYGFSGVSSRLNQIDNDSFKFHDIPENTEKYIKKRQKKFKRNYSKEAGLLANIKSWFAETLSGALGHGAACTFPDRPYLKWEFEYDHAGCSGLRDNPKTFLEACEALHGMFVRYTEAKEGVKDSEVIPFDKIRSQIKSIIEFKGYEEEGSEPTEDARINRWKKAVAEDNILGAHEVIPEYLGDEWLKEKSRLHGQKLSQSVKEKDVYQFYQAASYHRHYILRNLLPENNLIVS, encoded by the coding sequence TTGCAAAAAGACATGCATTATTACGGAACCTACGTCATGGCCCGCGCAGCAGGTATCGGACAGCGAAAAGCACAGGTTATCGCCAGTGCAGCCCAGTTTGTGGATGACAACGCAGCCAGTAAGGGAATTGAGTTCAAGGATGGAGGAGCATTACAATCCCGCGCAACAGCACATCACTGGTATCATCTCAGCAATATAGACACTGACGATCAGCGCTATGTTTGGGTACCGTTTCACTTCCTACCTGGAAATGAAGGTGAAAAATTCTCAGAAAGACTAGTTTGCCGTAAAAACAGTGGAATAGCCCAAGCGATGGTTGCCAACCATCTGGATCATGCTGACAAAATAGATTTCTCGGACGAACTTATCGGCATCGCTGCACACGTGTATGCTGACACCTTTTCACACTATGGATTCAGCGGAGTAAGCTCAAGACTCAACCAAATTGATAACGACAGCTTTAAATTCCATGACATTCCTGAAAACACAGAGAAATATATAAAAAAAAGACAAAAGAAATTTAAGAGAAATTATTCGAAAGAAGCGGGATTATTGGCCAACATAAAGTCATGGTTTGCTGAAACATTGTCAGGTGCACTGGGACATGGCGCAGCCTGTACTTTCCCGGACCGCCCATATCTGAAATGGGAATTTGAATACGATCATGCAGGATGCAGCGGGTTAAGAGACAATCCCAAAACATTCCTTGAAGCCTGTGAAGCCCTGCACGGTATGTTTGTTCGCTATACCGAGGCCAAAGAAGGAGTGAAAGATTCAGAGGTAATTCCTTTCGATAAAATCAGATCCCAAATCAAAAGTATCATTGAATTCAAAGGGTACGAAGAAGAAGGTAGTGAACCGACAGAAGACGCACGCATCAACAGATGGAAAAAAGCCGTTGCTGAAGACAACATTCTTGGAGCACATGAAGTTATTCCTGAATATCTAGGTGATGAATGGCTTAAAGAGAAGTCTAGGCTGCACGGACAAAAACTATCCCAATCTGTCAAAGAAAAAGATGTATACCAATTCTATCAAGCAGCTTCATACCATCGGCATTACATACTTCGCAACCTCCTCCCGGAAAACAACCTGATAGTATCCTAA
- the rpsI gene encoding 30S ribosomal protein S9, whose protein sequence is MSKDFNYATGRRKNAVARTRLYEGTGAITVNGKPYEDYFPRKTLQMIVQQPLKLTKTLGKFDIKVNADGGGVAGQAQAVRHGISRALIEIDPELRSILKRAGLLTRDARKKERKKYGQPGARAKFQYSKR, encoded by the coding sequence ATGAGTAAAGATTTCAATTACGCTACTGGCAGAAGGAAAAACGCTGTTGCCCGTACCCGCCTTTATGAGGGAACCGGTGCAATCACCGTTAACGGTAAACCTTACGAAGATTACTTTCCTCGTAAAACCCTGCAGATGATCGTTCAGCAGCCCCTGAAACTGACCAAGACCCTCGGCAAGTTCGACATCAAAGTCAACGCTGACGGCGGTGGAGTTGCAGGTCAGGCACAGGCTGTAAGACACGGTATCTCCCGCGCACTTATCGAGATAGATCCTGAACTGCGTTCTATCCTCAAACGTGCCGGCCTCCTGACTCGTGACGCTCGTAAGAAAGAGCGTAAAAAATACGGTCAGCCCGGTGCTCGCGCAAAATTCCAGTACTCCAAACGTTAA
- a CDS encoding DUF814 domain-containing protein, with the protein MNKQYDALALFSGGLDSILACKVIQDQGLKVLGLHFVTPFFGNPEKIEHWQEVYGVEIMPVDISEKYIQMMMDVPEHGMGKLVNPCVDCKIMMISHAKTLMKEFGAKFIISGEVTGQRPMSQRPPVLNAIRNSSETGDILLRPLCAHSQPETAVEKSGLVDREKLPNIFGRGRKIQLQMAKDYGFSEVPTPAGGCKLTEQENAARYFPLLQRLTKADVNSFQLATTGRQFWAGNKMLVVGRNRNDNERIEDLYEVEDYLFEVRGFPGPLSIGRAFCDDEWTQQDVLDAAAMTASFSPKAVKSGEEIHVAVIGPEGEMIVKVMPNRETSFVRPTLDGLKEWKKERGEQNS; encoded by the coding sequence ATGAACAAACAATATGACGCTTTGGCCCTGTTTTCCGGGGGCCTCGATAGTATACTGGCCTGCAAGGTCATTCAGGATCAGGGCCTCAAGGTTCTTGGTCTGCACTTTGTTACGCCTTTTTTCGGTAATCCCGAGAAGATAGAACATTGGCAGGAAGTCTATGGCGTGGAGATCATGCCCGTGGATATCAGCGAAAAATATATTCAGATGATGATGGACGTGCCTGAACACGGCATGGGTAAGCTGGTCAATCCCTGTGTGGATTGCAAGATCATGATGATCAGTCATGCTAAAACTCTCATGAAAGAGTTCGGAGCAAAATTCATCATTTCCGGTGAAGTGACCGGACAGCGTCCCATGTCGCAGAGACCACCTGTCTTAAACGCCATCCGCAACAGCTCGGAAACAGGTGATATCCTGCTTCGACCGCTTTGTGCCCATTCTCAGCCTGAGACCGCGGTGGAAAAATCCGGTCTGGTTGATCGCGAGAAATTGCCCAATATTTTCGGGCGAGGCCGCAAGATTCAGCTTCAGATGGCTAAGGATTACGGTTTTTCTGAAGTTCCCACTCCCGCAGGCGGCTGCAAGCTTACCGAGCAGGAAAATGCGGCACGCTATTTCCCGCTTTTGCAGCGTTTGACCAAAGCGGATGTGAATTCCTTTCAACTGGCAACCACCGGACGCCAGTTCTGGGCCGGAAACAAAATGCTGGTAGTCGGGCGTAACCGCAATGACAATGAACGCATTGAAGATCTTTACGAAGTTGAAGATTATCTCTTCGAGGTTCGCGGTTTTCCCGGTCCCTTAAGCATCGGGCGTGCATTTTGTGATGACGAATGGACTCAGCAGGACGTGCTCGATGCAGCAGCTATGACCGCATCCTTTTCTCCCAAGGCTGTAAAGTCTGGCGAAGAGATTCATGTGGCTGTAATCGGTCCTGAAGGCGAGATGATCGTCAAGGTTATGCCCAACCGCGAAACATCTTTTGTTCGTCCTACTCTGGATGGATTGAAAGAATGGAAAAAAGAACGCGGGGAGCAGAACAGTTAG
- the alaS gene encoding alanine--tRNA ligase, with amino-acid sequence MKASEIREKFLKYFEKNGHTIVDSSSLVPKDDPTLLFTNAGMVQFKNTFLGQEKRDYVRATTSQKCLRVGGKHNDLENVGRTARHHTFFEMLGNFSFGDYFKEDAIKFCWGFLTEELGLPKDKLYVTIYTDDDEADELWQKVVNFPAERIYRLGEKDNFWSMGDTGPCGPCSEVHIDQGEDMSCGPNCGIGKCDCDRYLEIWNLVFMQYDQDEEGNRVPLPRPSIDTGMGLERITAVCQGVQSNFETDIFQPMIQAVAKKAGVKYKEDSEIDTALQVIADHSRSIAFLITDQILPSNEGRGYVLRRLIRRAFRFGRLLGLTDPFLHETTAMVVEQMSGQFPELLDNKDFMARMVKEEEERFSQTLDKGLIILEEEMEELKKAGKNLISGETAFKLYDTYGFPLDIINDVAEKQEFEVDEDGFNAAMKEQKDRAKAAWKGSGEKNSGAIFRQVLEAGLKNSFTGYSELTTESRIVNLLSEEGEHLERITQGNGGWIITAATPFYGESGGQMGDTGAVGTLTGNAEVLETVKASADLTASKVFVSEGELLLEQEAKLEVSPETRVATERNHTVTHLLHAALKKVLGDHVKQSGSLVGPDRLRFDFTHIAAMTPEEIGEVENEVNRAILGDTPVVVQEMSNDEAAAKGATALFGEKYGDVVRVVEIPGESMELCGGTHLKATGEAGTFVIQSESGVAAGIRRIEAATGWNSLKFLQEQRAEVVTSSAMLKAAPGQLADRIAALQSQVKELTKANDKLQSKLASGAGADLMSSIEEIGGVKVLAAKLEVTNVKALRDQADALRSKMDSGIFCLVAQVDDNKVSLIIAVTKDLHDRFQAGALIKPVAAEVGGGGGGRPDMAQAGGTNPAGIEKAFATLKKLVADS; translated from the coding sequence ATGAAGGCCAGTGAAATCAGAGAAAAATTCCTTAAGTATTTCGAAAAGAACGGTCACACAATCGTAGACAGCTCATCCCTCGTTCCCAAAGATGACCCGACCCTGCTCTTTACCAACGCAGGTATGGTTCAGTTCAAGAACACTTTCCTCGGTCAGGAAAAAAGGGATTACGTAAGAGCTACCACTTCACAGAAGTGTCTGCGCGTGGGCGGCAAGCACAACGACCTCGAAAACGTAGGTCGTACCGCACGCCACCACACCTTCTTCGAAATGCTGGGTAACTTCTCTTTTGGCGACTACTTTAAAGAAGATGCCATTAAATTTTGCTGGGGCTTCCTTACTGAAGAATTAGGGCTGCCCAAAGATAAACTTTACGTCACCATCTACACTGATGACGATGAAGCAGATGAACTGTGGCAGAAAGTCGTTAACTTCCCGGCTGAGCGTATTTACCGTCTCGGAGAGAAGGACAACTTCTGGTCCATGGGTGATACAGGCCCTTGCGGTCCCTGTTCCGAAGTCCATATTGACCAGGGCGAAGACATGAGCTGCGGCCCTAACTGCGGCATCGGCAAATGCGACTGCGACCGCTACCTTGAAATCTGGAACCTCGTTTTCATGCAGTATGATCAGGACGAGGAAGGCAACCGCGTACCCCTGCCCCGCCCCTCCATTGATACCGGAATGGGCCTTGAGCGCATCACCGCAGTTTGTCAGGGCGTACAGTCCAACTTTGAGACCGATATTTTTCAGCCCATGATTCAGGCTGTAGCCAAGAAAGCCGGCGTGAAATACAAGGAAGACAGCGAGATCGACACTGCATTGCAGGTTATCGCGGACCACTCCCGCTCCATCGCCTTCCTGATCACCGACCAGATCCTGCCTTCCAATGAAGGCCGTGGATACGTACTGCGTCGCCTGATCCGTCGCGCTTTCCGTTTCGGACGTCTGCTCGGCCTGACTGATCCTTTCCTGCACGAAACAACCGCTATGGTTGTTGAGCAGATGAGCGGTCAGTTCCCCGAGCTTCTCGACAACAAAGACTTCATGGCCCGCATGGTCAAGGAAGAGGAAGAACGCTTCAGCCAGACTCTCGACAAGGGTCTGATCATCCTCGAAGAGGAAATGGAAGAGCTGAAAAAAGCCGGCAAGAACCTCATTTCCGGTGAAACCGCTTTCAAACTTTACGACACCTACGGTTTCCCGCTGGACATCATCAACGATGTTGCGGAAAAACAGGAATTCGAAGTTGATGAAGACGGCTTCAATGCAGCTATGAAAGAACAGAAAGACCGTGCGAAAGCAGCATGGAAGGGTTCCGGCGAGAAAAACTCCGGCGCGATCTTCCGTCAGGTTCTGGAAGCAGGACTTAAAAACAGCTTCACCGGATACTCCGAGCTGACCACTGAATCACGCATCGTCAACCTGCTTTCCGAAGAAGGCGAACACCTTGAGCGCATCACTCAGGGCAACGGCGGCTGGATCATCACTGCTGCAACTCCCTTCTACGGTGAATCCGGCGGTCAGATGGGCGACACAGGTGCTGTGGGCACCCTTACCGGTAATGCTGAAGTGCTGGAAACCGTAAAGGCTTCCGCAGACCTTACCGCTTCAAAAGTTTTCGTAAGCGAAGGCGAACTGCTGCTTGAGCAGGAAGCCAAGCTTGAGGTCAGCCCTGAAACAAGAGTAGCAACAGAGCGTAACCACACTGTTACACACCTGCTCCACGCTGCTCTTAAGAAAGTTCTGGGCGACCACGTTAAGCAGTCCGGGTCACTGGTGGGACCTGATCGTCTGCGCTTTGACTTCACCCACATTGCAGCCATGACTCCCGAAGAAATCGGAGAGGTTGAAAATGAAGTAAACCGTGCTATACTGGGCGACACTCCCGTAGTCGTTCAGGAAATGAGCAATGACGAAGCTGCCGCTAAAGGCGCAACCGCATTGTTCGGTGAAAAGTATGGTGATGTAGTCAGAGTTGTCGAAATTCCGGGCGAATCCATGGAGCTTTGCGGTGGTACTCACCTCAAGGCAACCGGTGAAGCCGGAACCTTTGTGATTCAGTCCGAGTCCGGTGTTGCAGCGGGTATCCGCCGCATCGAAGCCGCGACCGGTTGGAATTCACTCAAATTTCTGCAAGAGCAGCGCGCCGAAGTCGTTACATCTTCAGCAATGCTCAAAGCAGCACCCGGACAGCTGGCCGATAGAATTGCGGCTTTGCAGTCTCAGGTGAAGGAACTTACCAAAGCCAACGACAAGCTTCAGTCAAAACTGGCTTCCGGTGCAGGTGCAGACCTGATGAGTTCCATTGAAGAGATTGGCGGAGTAAAAGTACTCGCAGCCAAGCTCGAAGTTACAAATGTCAAAGCCCTGCGCGATCAGGCCGATGCCCTGAGATCCAAAATGGATTCCGGCATCTTCTGTCTGGTAGCACAGGTTGATGACAACAAAGTTTCCCTGATTATCGCCGTGACCAAGGACTTGCACGATAGATTCCAGGCAGGCGCATTAATCAAACCCGTTGCGGCTGAGGTAGGCGGCGGTGGTGGCGGCAGGCCCGATATGGCGCAGGCCGGTGGTACCAACCCCGCTGGTATTGAAAAAGCATTCGCAACCCTTAAGAAACTGGTTGCAGATTCATAG
- a CDS encoding calcium/sodium antiporter encodes MLSNTFFFLLSIFLLWFGADWIVESASKIAKKYKVSDLVIGLTIVAFGTSAPEFLVTATAAFKGLSDISLSNVVGSNIFNLGFILGLMALIKPLPTNRSLAMRDTPLLLFTTALILGLAYFDMLDRSAGLMLLAILGGYIAYLLVHSKRAANAMAGIVQEEEEEEGSEVSTKDWIKLLAGFIGIALGGEFMVDAASEIARHFGVSNWVIGMTIVAAGTSLPELVTCLAASLKGRNEMLLGNLIGSDFFNFAGVLGLTCLLRPLEVSPAALPGLTVLVGMVALVLFFIRTGWKVSRWEGAVLVCLSLGRWWFDFTS; translated from the coding sequence ATGCTTTCCAATACATTTTTCTTTCTACTGAGTATCTTCCTATTATGGTTCGGAGCGGACTGGATTGTTGAGTCTGCCTCGAAGATTGCGAAGAAATACAAGGTTTCTGACCTTGTAATCGGTCTGACCATTGTTGCTTTCGGTACTTCTGCGCCGGAATTTCTGGTTACAGCCACTGCAGCATTCAAGGGACTTTCTGATATATCCCTTTCCAATGTTGTCGGGTCTAACATTTTTAACCTAGGCTTTATTTTGGGTCTGATGGCCCTGATCAAGCCTTTACCGACTAACAGATCGCTGGCAATGCGCGATACTCCTCTGTTGCTTTTCACAACTGCGCTCATTCTGGGACTGGCCTATTTTGATATGCTGGACCGTTCAGCCGGTCTTATGCTGCTGGCAATCCTCGGTGGTTACATTGCCTATCTGCTGGTACACAGCAAAAGGGCCGCCAATGCCATGGCCGGGATTGTTCAGGAAGAGGAAGAAGAGGAGGGCAGCGAGGTCAGCACAAAGGATTGGATCAAGTTGCTGGCAGGATTTATCGGCATCGCACTTGGCGGTGAGTTTATGGTTGATGCAGCTTCGGAGATTGCCCGTCATTTCGGTGTATCCAACTGGGTGATCGGCATGACCATCGTTGCTGCAGGAACGTCCCTGCCGGAGCTGGTGACCTGTCTTGCCGCATCCCTCAAGGGCCGTAATGAAATGTTGCTTGGTAACTTAATCGGTAGTGACTTTTTTAACTTCGCCGGAGTGCTCGGTCTTACCTGCCTGCTGCGTCCGCTGGAAGTTTCCCCCGCTGCCTTGCCCGGACTGACCGTACTGGTCGGGATGGTTGCGCTGGTACTTTTCTTCATCCGTACCGGATGGAAGGTTTCCCGTTGGGAAGGTGCCGTTCTTGTCTGCCTGAGTCTCGGACGCTGGTGGTTTGACTTTACCAGCTAG
- the rplM gene encoding 50S ribosomal protein L13, which translates to MKTYIPKDEDINREWFVVDAENMVLGRLATQIANKLRGKDKAMFTPHVDTGDFVVVLNADKIKVTGNKMDQKTYYKHTNHPGGLKERTLKVMLEKKPEVVIETAVRGMLPKNRLGKQMIKKLKVYAGTEHPHTAQQPKVLEF; encoded by the coding sequence ATGAAAACATATATTCCTAAAGATGAAGACATCAACCGCGAATGGTTCGTAGTTGATGCTGAAAATATGGTTCTCGGTCGCCTCGCAACCCAGATTGCCAACAAGCTCAGAGGAAAAGACAAAGCAATGTTTACTCCTCATGTTGACACTGGCGATTTCGTCGTCGTTCTGAACGCTGACAAAATCAAGGTTACCGGTAACAAAATGGATCAGAAGACCTACTACAAGCACACCAACCACCCCGGTGGTCTGAAAGAAAGAACTCTCAAGGTTATGCTTGAGAAGAAGCCTGAAGTAGTCATCGAAACTGCAGTCCGCGGCATGCTTCCTAAGAACCGCCTCGGCAAGCAGATGATCAAAAAGCTGAAAGTATACGCTGGTACCGAACACCCGCATACTGCACAGCAGCCCAAAGTACTGGAATTCTAA